From the Martelella mediterranea DSM 17316 genome, one window contains:
- the cysS gene encoding cysteine--tRNA ligase has translation MGNALRLYNTLTREKQAFEPIDPDNVRMYVCGPTVYDFAHIGNARPVIVFDVLFRLLRHLYGEDHVTYVRNITDVDDKINARAKRDYPDLPLNEAIRAVTEKTADQFHKDIAALGVLPPTVEPRATDHIDGMVAMIQTLLDKGNAYVAEGPEGKEVLFDVPSMPDYGRLSRRNLEDQQAGARIAVESHKKSPADFVLWKESAGDEPGWEGRFTVDGQSIAIHGRPGWHIECSVMSEKHLGETFDIHGGGLDLIFPHHENEIAQSCCAHGNHVMANVWMHNGFVQVEGRKMAKSEGNFVTIHDLLGTEKFGGRKWPGEVLRLAMLMTHYREPIDFSVKRLEEAENILVKLRRKTEGAAAGEITSPFRQAIEDDLNTPDFIGHMLGAGVSPSSLAAAGDLLGLDLRPIQTDFDVQSCVNQRLAFIRDKNWAEADRIRDELASQGIQLKDSKDKETGERITTWEVKR, from the coding sequence ATGGGCAATGCCCTCAGACTCTACAACACGCTGACCCGCGAGAAGCAGGCTTTCGAGCCGATCGATCCGGACAATGTGCGCATGTATGTCTGCGGACCGACGGTCTATGACTTCGCCCATATCGGCAATGCCCGCCCGGTGATCGTGTTCGACGTGCTCTTCCGGCTGCTGCGCCATCTCTATGGCGAGGACCACGTCACCTATGTCCGCAACATCACCGACGTCGATGACAAGATCAACGCGCGCGCCAAGCGCGACTACCCGGACCTGCCGCTGAACGAGGCGATCCGCGCCGTCACCGAAAAGACCGCCGACCAGTTCCACAAGGATATCGCAGCCCTCGGCGTGCTGCCGCCAACCGTCGAGCCGCGCGCCACCGACCATATCGACGGCATGGTGGCGATGATCCAGACGCTATTGGACAAGGGCAATGCCTATGTCGCGGAGGGACCGGAAGGCAAGGAGGTGCTGTTCGACGTGCCGTCCATGCCTGACTACGGCAGGCTGTCGCGCCGCAATCTTGAGGATCAGCAAGCCGGCGCCCGCATCGCCGTCGAAAGCCACAAGAAGAGCCCCGCCGATTTCGTATTGTGGAAGGAAAGCGCTGGCGACGAACCCGGCTGGGAGGGCCGGTTTACGGTCGACGGCCAGTCCATCGCGATCCACGGCCGCCCCGGCTGGCATATCGAATGCTCGGTGATGTCGGAAAAGCATCTCGGCGAGACTTTCGACATCCACGGCGGCGGCCTCGACCTGATCTTTCCCCACCACGAAAACGAAATCGCCCAGTCCTGCTGCGCCCACGGCAACCACGTGATGGCGAACGTCTGGATGCATAACGGCTTCGTGCAGGTCGAGGGGCGTAAGATGGCGAAGTCGGAGGGGAATTTCGTGACGATCCACGATTTGCTGGGAACAGAGAAATTCGGCGGCCGGAAATGGCCCGGCGAGGTGCTGCGGCTGGCAATGCTGATGACGCATTACCGCGAGCCGATTGATTTTTCGGTGAAGCGGCTTGAGGAGGCGGAGAACATTCTGGTGAAGCTTCGCCGGAAAACCGAAGGTGCCGCCGCCGGAGAAATCACCTCGCCGTTCCGGCAGGCCATCGAAGACGATCTCAACACGCCAGACTTCATTGGTCATATGCTGGGTGCCGGAGTATCGCCGTCGTCGCTGGCAGCCGCGGGCGACCTTCTGGGACTTGATCTGCGGCCGATACAGACTGATTTCGATGTCCAGTCCTGCGTTAATCAGCGCCTCGCCTTCATCCGCGACAAGAACTGGGCCGAAGCTGACCGTATCCGCGATGAACTCGCCTCTCAGGGAATCCAGCTAAAGGATTCAAAAGACAAGGAAACCGGCGAACGCATCACCACTTGGGAGGTGAAGCGGTGA
- a CDS encoding outer membrane protein has protein sequence MIKRLTVCAATFLSAAASQAADVVFTPPPVNDEVIVVERTGFKWTGFYLGALAGYHWTDTEADTWRLVDRDFQLDNWLAGGFFGFNYQFDNDLVLGLEGEFDYSAGANDQTLDIIIAGVPEAGTGDFDLGWGGSLRGRLGYAFDRTLVYATAGGEVATGSVTGSVPSYSLHTGEKVMLGWTAGAGIEQAFTDHLFGRLEYRYSYFPSVHHSFRWDPDFSIKASQSLLKAGLGYKF, from the coding sequence ATGATCAAGAGATTGACGGTTTGCGCGGCGACGTTCCTGTCCGCCGCTGCCAGCCAGGCTGCGGATGTGGTGTTTACGCCGCCGCCTGTAAACGACGAAGTCATTGTGGTCGAGCGGACGGGTTTCAAATGGACCGGTTTTTATCTCGGCGCACTAGCGGGTTATCACTGGACTGATACCGAAGCCGATACGTGGCGGCTGGTGGACAGGGATTTCCAGCTCGACAACTGGCTCGCCGGCGGGTTCTTCGGGTTCAACTATCAGTTTGATAACGATCTGGTTCTCGGCCTGGAGGGTGAGTTCGACTATTCGGCCGGCGCCAATGACCAGACCCTTGATATCATTATTGCCGGCGTGCCCGAGGCCGGGACCGGTGATTTCGACCTCGGCTGGGGTGGTTCGCTAAGGGGCCGGCTCGGCTATGCCTTCGACCGCACGCTGGTCTACGCAACGGCGGGCGGCGAGGTGGCTACGGGCAGCGTGACCGGCAGCGTCCCGTCCTATTCACTGCACACCGGCGAAAAGGTGATGTTGGGCTGGACGGCCGGGGCGGGCATCGAGCAGGCGTTTACCGATCATCTGTTCGGCCGGCTCGAATACCGCTACTCCTATTTCCCGTCGGTCCATCATAGCTTTCGCTGGGACCCGGACTTCAGCATAAAGGCAAGCCAGAGCCTGCTGAAAGCCGGTCTTGGCTACAAGTTCTAG
- a CDS encoding outer membrane protein, protein MIKRISILAAAFVPAIGAQAADVVYTPPVVEDVVIVEQPGFTWTGFYLGAAFGYHWTQANANTYRLVDNSFDFDNWVGGAFFGYNYQLSNDVVVGVEGEVDYFGNSDDQSVQVIISGAPEPAVGKFERGWAGSLRGRLGYAMDRTLIYATAGGEVASGKVVGSTALYSLDTGEQAILGWTIGAGIEHAFNDNLFGRIEYRYSDFPKYDKSFSWDPNFSMDASQSVVKVGLGYKF, encoded by the coding sequence ATGATCAAGCGAATTTCAATTCTCGCGGCGGCGTTCGTGCCCGCCATCGGTGCTCAGGCGGCTGACGTGGTTTATACGCCGCCGGTCGTTGAGGATGTCGTTATCGTTGAACAGCCGGGCTTCACCTGGACCGGCTTCTATCTGGGTGCTGCCTTCGGCTATCACTGGACGCAGGCCAATGCCAATACCTACCGCCTCGTCGACAACAGTTTCGATTTCGACAACTGGGTCGGCGGCGCCTTCTTCGGCTACAACTACCAGCTCTCGAATGATGTCGTTGTCGGCGTGGAAGGCGAAGTCGATTACTTCGGCAACTCGGACGACCAGTCGGTTCAGGTGATCATCAGCGGTGCGCCGGAACCGGCGGTCGGCAAGTTCGAGCGCGGCTGGGCCGGTTCGCTGCGCGGCAGGCTCGGTTACGCCATGGACCGGACCCTGATCTATGCCACGGCGGGCGGCGAAGTTGCCAGCGGTAAGGTGGTAGGCTCGACAGCGCTTTATTCGCTCGACACCGGCGAACAGGCAATTCTTGGCTGGACCATAGGCGCGGGCATCGAACATGCCTTCAACGACAACCTGTTCGGTCGCATCGAGTATCGCTACAGCGATTTCCCGAAATACGACAAGAGCTTCAGCTGGGACCCCAATTTCAGCATGGATGCATCGCAGAGCGTCGTGAAGGTCGGCCTCGGCTACAAGTTCTAG
- a CDS encoding MFS transporter — translation MPNPLTFRLRLAALVIGVFLIGANSFILSPILSDVAASLNTTAVPITWSISAFGGATGLSAFFLSRVIDRSDARLVFSAAFVVMALGFIGSAATPVWQGLAAGQALVGVATGILLPAIYSEAVRIAPEGQGARSLGIVLSGWSISLILGVPVSAALSDMLDWRTAYFALGGIAALQAVAFAMFRPSRPVEPGRAKGPARLQVLRIVGVRSLLVTCLCFMSAFYGTYALLGHHMRETLGISATAASMAALTYGVGFGIGGFVARQVDRLGPRRVFPYFLASSCLIYLMLIVATQTFWTSLLATLVLGFVNHFGLSLTVLLLAQSKPDARGMLIGLNITVTYIAVFCGPLLMSALYAADGFGAVSLMAAILVAVAVILNWRIRRI, via the coding sequence TTGCCAAATCCGCTCACATTCCGGCTGCGGCTTGCCGCATTGGTTATCGGCGTCTTTCTGATCGGCGCCAATTCGTTCATCCTCAGCCCGATCCTGAGCGATGTCGCCGCATCGCTGAACACCACCGCCGTCCCGATCACCTGGTCGATCTCCGCTTTCGGCGGCGCGACCGGCCTTTCGGCGTTTTTTCTTTCGCGCGTGATCGATCGGTCGGATGCGCGGCTGGTGTTTTCAGCGGCTTTTGTCGTGATGGCGCTCGGCTTTATCGGCTCGGCGGCGACGCCGGTCTGGCAGGGGCTGGCCGCGGGTCAGGCGCTGGTCGGCGTGGCGACAGGCATCCTGCTGCCGGCGATCTATTCGGAGGCGGTGCGGATCGCGCCGGAAGGTCAGGGCGCGCGGTCTCTCGGCATTGTGCTGTCGGGCTGGTCCATTTCCCTTATACTTGGCGTGCCGGTCTCCGCGGCGCTCAGCGATATGCTGGACTGGCGCACCGCCTATTTCGCGCTCGGCGGCATAGCCGCGCTGCAGGCCGTGGCCTTCGCGATGTTCCGTCCCTCCCGGCCGGTTGAGCCAGGCCGCGCGAAGGGGCCGGCCAGACTTCAGGTGTTGCGCATTGTCGGGGTCCGCAGCCTGCTGGTCACCTGCCTGTGCTTCATGAGCGCCTTTTACGGCACCTATGCGCTGCTCGGCCACCATATGCGCGAAACGCTGGGCATCAGCGCCACGGCGGCCAGCATGGCGGCTCTGACCTACGGCGTCGGCTTCGGCATCGGCGGATTTGTCGCCCGGCAGGTGGACCGGCTGGGGCCGAGGCGGGTCTTTCCCTATTTTCTGGCGAGTTCGTGTTTGATCTACCTGATGCTGATCGTCGCAACCCAGACCTTCTGGACCTCGCTTCTGGCAACGCTGGTGCTGGGCTTCGTCAACCATTTCGGGCTGAGTCTCACCGTTCTACTGCTGGCGCAGAGCAAACCTGACGCGCGCGGCATGTTGATCGGCCTCAACATCACGGTGACCTATATCGCCGTGTTCTGTGGCCCTTTGCTGATGAGCGCGCTTTATGCGGCGGATGGTTTCGGCGCGGTTTCGCTGATGGCCGCCATCCTGGTCGCGGTCGCGGTCATTCTGAACTGGCGCATCCGCCGGATCTGA
- a CDS encoding DUF1349 domain-containing protein, translating to MRTWLNEPAEWSADGATLTLVTEKATDFWRETFYGFTRDSGHAWLEPVTGDFSASLTVSADYQALYDQAGIMLRIDGTHWIKAGIEFTDGLMHFSTVVTRDVSDWSVIPLHSATPETPVSIRITRHDDAVRVQFHLGDGKWQMARLCPFPAADALVGMTACTPERAGLNVRFSAFEVGPPIARQLHD from the coding sequence ATGCGCACATGGCTGAACGAGCCGGCCGAGTGGTCCGCGGATGGGGCAACGCTGACGCTCGTCACCGAAAAGGCGACCGATTTCTGGCGCGAGACCTTCTACGGCTTCACCCGTGACAGCGGCCACGCCTGGCTGGAACCGGTGACCGGCGATTTCTCCGCCAGCCTCACCGTCAGCGCCGATTATCAGGCGCTTTACGATCAGGCCGGCATCATGCTCCGGATCGATGGGACCCATTGGATCAAGGCCGGGATCGAATTCACTGACGGCCTGATGCATTTTTCGACGGTCGTGACCCGCGATGTCTCCGACTGGTCGGTGATCCCGCTTCATTCAGCAACGCCGGAAACGCCGGTTTCTATCCGGATCACCCGGCATGACGATGCCGTTCGTGTCCAGTTTCATCTCGGCGACGGAAAATGGCAGATGGCGCGGCTTTGCCCCTTCCCGGCCGCCGATGCCCTTGTCGGCATGACCGCCTGCACGCCGGAACGCGCCGGGCTGAACGTCCGCTTCAGCGCCTTCGAGGTCGGGCCGCCGATCGCGCGGCAACTTCACGACTGA
- a CDS encoding SDR family NAD(P)-dependent oxidoreductase has protein sequence MSKPLEGRLAVVTGASRGIGYFTALTLASEGAHVIACARTVGGLEELDDAIKADGNGSATLVPMDLADMGAIDRLGGSIFKRWGKLDIMVANAGVLGVVSPLAHVEAKVFEQVMTVNVTATWRLIRSLEPLLTQSDAGRAVLLSSGVAHTCRPFWGPYAASKAAVEALARTWAGETAHTGLKVNSVDPGRTRTAMRAQAAPGEDPMTLPHPSEVAAKIVGLTRPDFTESGKLYSVREDRLKDYQLPQ, from the coding sequence ATGTCCAAACCACTCGAAGGGCGGCTGGCCGTCGTGACCGGCGCCTCCCGCGGCATCGGCTATTTTACCGCGCTCACGCTCGCTAGCGAAGGCGCGCATGTGATTGCCTGCGCGCGCACCGTCGGCGGGCTGGAAGAACTCGATGATGCGATCAAGGCCGACGGCAATGGTTCGGCCACGCTGGTGCCGATGGATCTTGCCGATATGGGCGCTATCGACCGGCTCGGCGGCTCGATCTTCAAGCGCTGGGGCAAGCTCGACATCATGGTCGCCAATGCCGGCGTGCTCGGCGTCGTCTCGCCGCTCGCCCATGTCGAAGCCAAGGTGTTCGAACAGGTCATGACCGTCAACGTGACCGCCACCTGGCGGCTGATCCGTTCGCTGGAGCCGCTGCTGACGCAGTCGGATGCCGGGCGCGCGGTGCTGCTGTCCTCCGGCGTCGCCCATACCTGCCGCCCGTTCTGGGGGCCCTATGCGGCGTCCAAGGCCGCCGTCGAGGCACTGGCCCGCACCTGGGCCGGCGAAACCGCTCATACCGGGCTCAAGGTCAACAGCGTCGATCCCGGCCGCACCCGCACCGCGATGCGCGCCCAGGCAGCGCCCGGCGAGGACCCGATGACGCTGCCGCATCCAAGCGAGGTTGCGGCAAAGATCGTGGGGCTGACGCGGCCCGATTTCACCGAAAGCGGCAAGCTCTACTCCGTCCGCGAGGACCGCCTCAAGGACTATCAACTGCCGCAATAA
- the purF gene encoding amidophosphoribosyltransferase has product MSTSFDVSDDFSIDDDTLHEECGVFGILGHPDAAALTALGLHALQHRGQEAAGIVSYDGQQFRSERHLGLVGDHFTDPAMLESLGGSMAMGHVRYSTTGGTVLRNVQPLFAELGVGGIAIAHNGNFTNGLSMRRKLISDGAICQSTSDTEVVLHLIARSRAKTSSDRFIDAIGQMEGGYSMIAMTRTKLIAARDPTGIRPLVMGELDGKPIFCSETCALDIIGAKFIRDVENGEVVICEVQPDGSISIDSRKPALKQPERLCLFEYVYFARPDSIVGGRNVYQTRKNMGFNLAREAPVEADVVVPVPDGGTPAAIGYAQESGIPFELGIIRNHYVGRTFIEPTQQIRAFGVKLKHSANKAVIAGARVVLIDDSIVRGTTSVKIVQMLREAGAKEVHIRVASPMIYYPDYYGIDTPDRDKLLANNHETLADMCRFIGADSLQFLSLDGLYEAVGGQKRNNALPQFTDHQFTGDYPTRLLDKEHEGEFSRVELLAGNG; this is encoded by the coding sequence ATGAGCACCAGTTTTGACGTGAGCGACGATTTCAGCATTGATGACGATACGCTGCATGAGGAATGCGGCGTATTCGGCATTCTGGGCCATCCCGATGCGGCGGCGCTGACTGCGCTTGGCCTGCATGCGCTTCAGCATCGCGGCCAGGAAGCGGCGGGCATCGTCTCCTATGACGGCCAGCAGTTCCGCTCCGAACGCCATCTCGGCCTCGTCGGCGATCACTTCACCGATCCCGCCATGCTGGAGAGCCTCGGCGGCTCGATGGCGATGGGCCATGTGCGCTATTCGACCACCGGCGGAACCGTGCTGCGCAACGTCCAGCCGCTGTTTGCCGAACTCGGCGTCGGCGGCATCGCGATCGCCCATAATGGCAATTTCACCAATGGTCTGTCGATGCGGCGCAAGCTGATCTCCGACGGCGCGATCTGTCAGTCGACCTCCGATACCGAGGTGGTGCTGCACCTCATCGCCCGCTCGCGCGCCAAGACCTCCTCCGACCGGTTCATCGATGCCATCGGCCAGATGGAAGGCGGCTATTCGATGATCGCGATGACCCGTACCAAGCTGATCGCCGCGCGCGACCCGACGGGCATCCGCCCGCTGGTGATGGGCGAACTCGACGGCAAGCCGATCTTCTGTTCGGAGACCTGCGCGCTCGACATTATCGGCGCGAAATTCATCCGCGATGTCGAAAACGGCGAAGTGGTGATCTGCGAAGTCCAGCCCGACGGCTCGATCTCGATCGACAGCCGCAAGCCGGCGCTGAAACAGCCCGAACGGCTCTGCCTGTTCGAATATGTCTATTTCGCGCGCCCGGACTCGATCGTCGGCGGCCGCAATGTCTACCAGACCCGCAAGAATATGGGTTTCAACCTTGCCAGGGAAGCGCCGGTGGAAGCCGATGTCGTGGTGCCGGTGCCCGATGGCGGCACGCCGGCCGCGATCGGCTACGCCCAGGAAAGCGGCATTCCGTTCGAACTCGGCATCATCCGCAATCACTATGTCGGCCGCACCTTCATCGAGCCGACCCAGCAGATCCGCGCCTTCGGCGTCAAGCTGAAGCATTCGGCCAACAAGGCGGTGATCGCCGGGGCCCGCGTGGTGCTGATCGACGATTCGATCGTGCGCGGCACCACGTCGGTGAAGATCGTGCAGATGCTGCGCGAGGCCGGCGCCAAGGAAGTGCATATCCGGGTCGCGAGCCCGATGATCTACTATCCGGATTATTACGGCATCGACACGCCCGACCGCGACAAGCTGCTCGCCAACAATCACGAGACGCTTGCCGACATGTGCCGCTTCATCGGCGCGGATTCGCTGCAATTCCTGTCGCTCGACGGGCTTTACGAGGCAGTCGGCGGCCAGAAGCGCAACAACGCGCTGCCGCAGTTCACTGATCACCAGTTCACCGGCGATTACCCGACCCGGCTGCTCGACAAGGAGCATGAGGGCGAGTTTTCGAGAGTAGAGCTTCTGGCCGGCAACGGCTGA